The following proteins are encoded in a genomic region of Necator americanus strain Aroian chromosome II, whole genome shotgun sequence:
- a CDS encoding hypothetical protein (NECATOR_CHRII.G4975.T2), which translates to MLRKGGEHITLKSLLSDDEDKDSREDVKKRSPSLEDSSDRSGEDAVDRGKSDKSRGKSDEDKPLVPSEKKKDLPFGDVDEKDTGKGLKRTLTLTNCVTMIVGCIIGSGIFVSPTGIQEAAGSVGASLAMWILCGMWCGMGAYIYAELGTMITKSGGDYAYMMAAFGPFLAFLRLWIESIVVRPCAITIISLTFALYLLRPIYPTCDPPKWSTEIIAGLLITILGVINCWSVKLATLVQDWFTYAKVVALLMVIITGAYLLVFGGPQYRDSFEDIFEGNFRNFYQASVGFYSGLFAYQGWTYLNFITEELINPKKNLPLAVMYSCIIVTIIYALFNVALYVVVSPDEMVASPAVAVLFAEKVYGKFAFVMPLCVAISTVGSANGGIMTSSRLFYCGAREGQMPVLLTMINRRLRTPIPAVTFTCVVSIGYLFLSSNLYVLINASQITAWLAITVVAIALLRLRCKYPDAPRPVKVNLIIPIVFVIGSSCIVILPIFGSPADTATGLGILFSAVPIYVIFIRLGKLPDVIRRAMFEFTVFWQKLFMVVDDNEYNK; encoded by the exons ATGTTACGAAAAGGAGGAGAACATATAACGCTTAAGTCTCTGCTGAGTGACGATGAGGACAAAGACTCCAGGGAAGATGTTAAAAAGCGTAGCCCTTCGCTAGAAGATAGTAGCGACAGGAGCGGCGAAGATGCCGTAGACAGGGGAAAAAGTGATAAAAGCAGGGGAAAAAGCGACGAAGATAAACCGCTCGTCCCatcggagaagaagaaagatctACCATTTGGGGACGTCGATGAAAAG GATACTGGAAAAGGCCTCAAACGAACACTCACGTTGACCAACTGCGTTACGATGATCGTTGGTTGCATTATCGGATCGGGAATATTTGTCAGTCCAACAGGAATCCAAGAAG CTGCTGGTTCTGTCGGTGCTTCGCTGGCTATGTGGATCTTATGTGGGATGTGGTGTGGAATGGGTGCTTATATTTACGCTGAACTTGGAACTATGATTACAAAGTCTGGTGGAGATTATGCATATATGATGGCAGCATTCGGTCCATTCTTAGCTTTTTTGAGGCTTTGGATCGAGAGTATAGTAGTGAG GCCCTGTGCTATTACCATAATCTCTCTTACATTCGCTCTTTACCTTCTTCGTCCTATTTATCCCACATGCGATCCACCAAAATGGAGTACAGAGATTATTGCAGGCTTACTAATAA CTATTTTGGGTGTTATCAATTGCTGGTCTGTAAAGCTTGCAACATTGGTACAGGACTGGTTCACATACGCCAAAGTAGTTGCTCTTCTGATGGTTATAATCACTGGAGCTTATCTCCTAGTCTTTG GTGGACCACAGTACAGAGATTcatttgaagatatttttgaaggaaatttccgGAATTTCTATCAAGCATCGGTTGGATTCTACTCCGGACTATTTGCCTATCAGGGATGGACCTACTTAAACTTCATTACCGAAGAACTTATTAATCCTAAGAA AAATCTACCTCTTGCGGTTATGTATTCAtgtattattgttactataaTTTATGCACTGTTTAACGTCGCCTTATATGTAGTCGTCTCACCTGATGAAATGGTTGCCAGCCCTGCTGTTGCCGTA ttgtttgctgaaaaagtGTACGGTAAATTTGCCTTCGTGATGCCGTTATGTGTGGCAATCTCGACTGTTGGTTCAGCAAACGGTGGAATTATGACAAGCTCAAG ATTGTTTTATTGTGGTGCACGCGAAGGTCAGATGCCGGTGTTGCTGACCATGATAAATAGGAGATTGCGTACACCCATACCTGCAGTGACTTTTACG TGTGTTGTATCTATCGGTTATCTTTTCTTGTCCAGCAATCTTTACGTACTAATTAATGCTAGCCAAATAACAGCTTGGTTAGCAATCACTGTGGTGGCGATAGCGTTGCTGAGATTGCGGTGCAAATATCCGGATGCACCGAGACCGGTTAAG GTGAATTTAATTATCCCGATTGTATTTGTGATTGGTTCATCTTGTATCGTTATTCTCCCTATATTCGGTTCGCCAGCCGACACAG CAACTGGGCTTGGTATTCTTTTCTCAGCTGTCCCTATTTATGTCATATTTATTAGGCTTGGTAAGTTGCCAGATGTCATCAGAAGGGCAATGT TTGAATTCACTGTGTTCTGGCAAAAGCTTTTCATGGTGGTAGATGATAACGAGTACAACAAATGA
- a CDS encoding hypothetical protein (NECATOR_CHRII.G4976.T1) → MKTFTRKLMWYTGGRHMEDINILHEPKIATETRFCFFGHMLGSPADVQRVPSLSDSSWKRPLGQKLKSWTEVIKEDLRTLGMDRQFRRYVWFRRMLNSDEWIDSVQEHQESWAELCSRTAHLAEDAGNRFKQ, encoded by the coding sequence aTGAAGACCTTTACGCGGAagttgatgtggtataccggcggacgacacatggaagatatcaacatcttgcacgaACCGAAAATAGCTACAGAAACTcgtttttgcttctttggtcacatgCTGGGGAGTCCAGCAGATGTCCAGCGAGTTCCGAGTCTGTCGGATTCAAGCTGGAAAAGACCACTGGGCCAAAAACTGAAGTCCTGGACTGAAGTGATAAAAGAGGacttgaggacactcggcatGGATAGACAGTTCAGACGGTACGTATGGTTTCGCAGGATGttgaatagcgacgaatggattgattctgtgcaagaaCATCAAGaaagttgggcagagctgtgttcaaggacggcacacctcgccGAAGATGCGGGCAATCGCTTCAAGCAATAA